The Pelodiscus sinensis isolate JC-2024 chromosome 5, ASM4963464v1, whole genome shotgun sequence genome includes a region encoding these proteins:
- the NPY2R gene encoding neuropeptide Y receptor type 2 — protein sequence MGPMGVLSEENHTSEVKMELYTRLYLPGLTTPLSELASDPKPELKDSTNLVEVQIILIIAYCFIILLGVVGNSLVIHVVVKFKSMRTVTNFFIANLAVADLLVNALCLPFTLVYTLLGEWKLGPVLCHLVPYAQGLAVHVSTVTLTVIALDRHRCIVYHLESKISKRISFLIIGVAWAISALLASPLAIFREYSLIEIIPDFKIVVCSEKWPGEGQLNYGTIYSVSMLLIQYVFPLAIISYAYTRIWTKLKNHISPGAGNDNYHQRRRKTTKMLVCVVVVFAVSWLPFHTFQLVSDIDSKVLDLKEYKLIYTVFHVIAMCSTFANPLLYGWMNSNYRTAFLAAFQCEQRLDSIHPELSGAFKAKKNLEAKKNHCTGAPTSV from the coding sequence ATGGGTCCAATGGGAGTATTGAGTGAAGAGAACCACACAAGTGAAGTAAAAATGGAGCTGTACACTAGGCTATACTTGCCAGGCCTCACCACACCACTCAGTGAACTAGCATCTGACCCCAAACCAGAACTGAAAGACAGTACCAACCTGGTGGAGGTGCAGATCATTCTCATCATTGCCTACTGTTTCATCATCCTGTTGGGTGTGGTGGGCAACTCCCTTGTGATCCACGTGGTCGTCAAGTTTAAGAGCATGCGCACCGTGACTAACTTTTTCATTGCCAACCTGGCTGTAGCTGATCTATTAGTGAACGCGCTGTGCCTACCCTTCACTTTAGTTTACACACTGTTGGGAGAATGGAAACTGGGCCCGGTGCTGTGCCACCTGGTGCCTTATGCCCAAGGCCTTGCAGTGCATGTGTCCACTGTCACCCTGACTGTGATCGCCTTGGACCGTCATCGCTGCATTGTCTACCACTTGGAGAGCAAAATCTCCAAGCGAATAAGCTTCCTGATCATTGGAGTGGCCTGGGCTATCAGTGCACTACTGGCTAGTCCCTTGGCCATCTTTCGGGAGTACTCTCTGATTGAGATCATTCCTGATTTCAAGATTGTGGTCTGTTCTGAGAAGTGGCCTGGCGAGGGGCAACTCAACTATGGCACCATCTACAGTGTCTCTATGCTCCTGATCCAATATGTTTtccctctagctatcatctcgtATGCCTACACCCGTATCTGGACCAAACTAAAGAACCATATCAGCCCCGGGGCTGGGAATGACAATTACCATCAGCGGCGGCGGAAGACCACCAAGATGCTGGTATGTGTAGTTGTGGTGTTTGCTGTAAGCTGGCTTCCTTTTCACACTTTCCAGCTTGTCAGTGACATTGACAGTAAGGTGTTAGATCTGAAGGAGTACAAGCTAATCTACACAGTGTTTCATGTCATTGCCATGTGCTCAACCTTTGCTAACCCCCTTCTCTATGGCTGGATGAACAGCAACTACAGGACAGCTTTCCTCGCAGCCTTCCAATGTGAGCAGCGGCTCGATTCCATTCACCCTGAGCTTTCGGGAGCATTTAAAGCCAAGAAGAACTTGGAAGCAAAAAAGAATCATTGCACTGGAGCCCCTACCAGCGTCTAA